In Centropristis striata isolate RG_2023a ecotype Rhode Island chromosome 15, C.striata_1.0, whole genome shotgun sequence, a genomic segment contains:
- the tmem88a gene encoding transmembrane protein 88a has product MSLSRNGTLEKTISEHGHSELASPSRAGSGVVVPPPYSLGGSEGTDPLELRGSLDCWACSVLVTAQNLIIALINGTLATIIFGIILTPALAMIIFGFLCHSTVLPHGTTLFCSDILDDGGCVALLVVGFLLLTPLLVLALAAFCRLARHLQLGMCFIPYSRAVYKNLPATRQRKADGGGCCGQQGGSEREGKGSVWV; this is encoded by the exons ATGAGTCTATCGCGGAACGGGACGCTGGAGAAGACCATATCGGAGCATGGCCACTCTGAGCTGGCCTCCCCCTCTAGAGCGGGGTCAGGGGTCGTGGTGCCGCCTCCGTACTCTCTCGGTGGCAGCGAAGGCACTGACCCCCTGGAGTTAAGGGGCTCTTTGGACTGCTGGGCATGCTCTGTGCTGGTCACTGCACAGAATCTCATCATAGCACTGATCAACGGCACGCTGGCCACCATCATTTTTGGCATCATCCTCACCCCGGCACTCGCCATGATCATATTCGGCTTCCTGTGCCACTccacg GTGCTGCCCCATGGAACAACTCTGTTTTGCTCAGACATACTGGATGACGGCGGCTGTGTGGCGCTGCTGGTTGTGGGCTTCCTGCTGCTCACACCCCTACTGGTCCTGGCACTCGCTGCCTTCTGTCGCCTGGCCCGACACCTCCAGCTGGGAATGTGTTTTATTCCCTACAGCCGCGCCGTCTACAAGAACCTGCCCGCCACTCGCCAGCGGAAGGCTGACGGAGGAGGGTGTTGTGGGCAGCAGGGGGGTtcagagagggaggggaagggGAGCGTATGGGTGTAG